One Campylobacter concisus DNA window includes the following coding sequences:
- the flgK gene encoding flagellar hook-associated protein FlgK — MANIFMSLGTGVSGLNAAQVQISTTGNNITNADSNYYTRQRVVQSASPAMNTVPGGVGTGTQVDTVTRLHDEFAYSRLKYSSSNLENTGYKQRILQEATKYFPDLKDNGMIKDIQEYFAAWNNFASNPDEGAQKVNLINKASVLTASINRSSKMLYDMHTQIDETIKININEINSLGKQIANINKQIQRVESGADAGIKINANDLRDKRDELELAMSKLVNTAVYKSDLKSESRIDTGISDQGRYYNLNIGGVSIVDGVNFHEISMSSTESGQYTKIYYEREDGRRIPMEEKITNGKIGAALDLRGRNYEPDNDKFSDGIIQKYIDNLNTFSKTLITSTNNVYAESAVEISNSDPISYLENDKTLMNHDNSIRNGSFDAIVYDNKGNVVAKKTIEINGTTTMNDTKYGNSVVQDFNSNSDDNNDNNMLNDVDDFFEASYFYDKNTHQGTFALIPKQAQGLYSISIVDHGTNFPGVVGINRFFSGTNSNTIGINQNFTQDHTKLRAYSKPVVGNNEVANKMIQLQYQKQTFYSSGTALDRDETIEGYYRYFTTDMASDTEANNTIHDTNTSLQRTAEEEFQSTSGVDTNEELTNLIRFQASYGAAAKIITTVDQMLDTLLSLKQ, encoded by the coding sequence ATGGCTAATATCTTTATGTCATTAGGCACAGGCGTTTCAGGGCTAAATGCAGCCCAAGTGCAAATAAGCACAACTGGAAACAACATCACAAACGCCGATAGTAACTACTACACAAGGCAGCGTGTAGTCCAGTCTGCATCTCCAGCGATGAACACTGTTCCTGGTGGCGTTGGCACAGGTACGCAAGTAGATACCGTGACAAGGCTTCACGACGAGTTTGCCTATTCAAGACTAAAATATTCATCATCAAATTTAGAAAATACAGGCTATAAACAGAGAATTTTACAAGAGGCGACAAAATACTTCCCAGATCTAAAAGATAATGGCATGATAAAAGATATACAGGAGTATTTTGCTGCGTGGAATAACTTCGCTTCAAACCCAGACGAGGGCGCTCAAAAGGTAAATTTGATAAACAAAGCTAGCGTTTTAACAGCTAGCATCAATCGCTCATCAAAGATGCTTTATGATATGCACACGCAGATAGATGAGACTATAAAGATAAATATAAACGAGATAAACTCACTTGGCAAGCAAATAGCAAATATCAATAAACAAATTCAAAGAGTTGAATCAGGCGCAGATGCTGGTATCAAGATAAATGCTAACGACCTTCGCGACAAGCGCGATGAGCTAGAGCTTGCTATGTCAAAGCTGGTAAATACGGCTGTTTATAAAAGCGATCTAAAAAGCGAGTCAAGGATAGATACTGGCATAAGCGATCAAGGAAGATACTACAACCTAAATATCGGCGGTGTGAGCATCGTTGATGGTGTAAATTTTCATGAAATTTCTATGAGCTCAACCGAGAGTGGGCAATACACGAAAATTTATTATGAAAGAGAAGATGGCAGACGCATCCCTATGGAGGAGAAGATCACAAATGGCAAGATAGGCGCCGCGCTTGATCTTAGAGGCCGCAACTACGAGCCAGACAATGATAAATTTAGCGATGGTATCATCCAAAAATATATAGACAATCTAAATACATTTTCAAAAACTTTAATAACTAGCACAAACAACGTCTATGCCGAGTCTGCGGTTGAAATTTCAAACTCAGATCCGATCAGCTATCTAGAAAACGACAAGACGCTGATGAACCACGATAACAGCATAAGAAACGGCAGTTTTGATGCTATCGTTTATGACAACAAGGGTAACGTCGTAGCTAAAAAGACCATCGAGATAAACGGCACTACGACGATGAACGATACAAAATACGGCAACTCTGTTGTGCAGGATTTTAACTCAAATTCAGACGATAACAACGACAACAATATGCTAAATGACGTCGATGACTTCTTTGAAGCGTCGTATTTTTATGATAAAAACACGCACCAAGGCACATTTGCGCTCATACCAAAGCAAGCTCAAGGGCTTTATAGCATCTCAATAGTCGATCACGGCACTAATTTCCCAGGTGTTGTTGGTATCAACAGATTTTTCTCTGGTACAAACTCAAATACAATTGGCATCAATCAAAATTTCACCCAAGATCACACAAAGCTTCGTGCCTACTCAAAGCCAGTTGTCGGAAACAACGAAGTTGCAAACAAGATGATCCAGCTTCAGTATCAAAAGCAGACATTTTACTCAAGTGGCACTGCGCTTGATAGAGATGAGACGATCGAGGGATATTATCGTTATTTCACAACCGATATGGCGAGCGATACCGAGGCGAACAACACTATCCACGACACAAACACATCTTTGCAAAGGACTGCTGAAGAGGAATTTCAATCAACAAGCGGCGTAGATACCAACGAAGAGCTTACAAACTTGATCCGCTTTCAAGCAAGCTACGGCGCAGCAGCAAAGATCATCACGACAGTTGATCAGATGCTTGACACGCTTCTTTCACTAAAACAATGA
- a CDS encoding TIGR02757 family protein: protein MSELKSLLDSHVLSKNTNSGLFDAPDPLQVATKFKEPNIALICALFAYGNAKMIVKFLNSLEFSLLDESEQNIKKNLSNFKYRFQNENDVKEIFITLSRLKKEADIEEILCQGLAKNGEMIEAVNELIKFIYGLNSYRSDGYEFFFGKSFEREPQSPYKRYNMYLRWMVRDSDIDLGLFKNLPKDRLLMPLDVHTHRVSLNLGLINRKSYDFKAVMELTKKLREFDELDPIKYDFALYRIGQSKELETIVKNLKK, encoded by the coding sequence ATGAGCGAACTAAAGAGCCTTTTAGACTCACACGTACTTAGCAAAAATACAAATTCGGGGCTATTTGACGCCCCGGATCCACTTCAAGTAGCTACTAAATTTAAAGAGCCAAACATAGCGCTTATTTGTGCGTTATTTGCCTATGGCAATGCAAAAATGATAGTGAAATTTCTAAATTCACTTGAATTTAGCCTGCTTGATGAGAGCGAACAAAATATCAAGAAAAATCTGTCAAATTTCAAATACCGCTTTCAAAATGAAAACGACGTAAAAGAAATTTTTATCACGCTTTCACGCCTGAAAAAAGAAGCTGATATAGAAGAAATTTTGTGCCAAGGTCTTGCAAAAAACGGCGAGATGATAGAAGCAGTAAATGAGCTTATTAAATTTATTTATGGGCTAAATTCTTACCGCTCAGATGGATATGAGTTTTTCTTTGGCAAGAGTTTTGAGAGGGAGCCTCAAAGCCCATATAAACGCTACAATATGTATCTTCGCTGGATGGTGCGAGATAGCGACATCGATCTTGGGCTATTTAAAAATTTGCCAAAAGATAGACTTTTGATGCCGCTTGACGTGCATACGCATAGGGTTTCATTAAATTTAGGGCTTATAAATAGAAAGAGCTACGACTTCAAAGCGGTCATGGAGCTTACAAAAAAACTTAGAGAATTTGACGAGCTAGACCCGATAAAATACGACTTTGCGCTTTACAGGATAGGGCAGAGCAAAGAGCTAGAAACCATCGTAAAAAATCTTAAAAAATAA
- a CDS encoding superoxide dismutase family protein has protein sequence MKKIVLLSAVLGTLLFAHEGHHFDPKAGEHLVIPINELSEKGDKSVGEVVAVKTNYGVAFFPNLKGLPAGLHGFHVHQNADCGATEKGLGMKAGGHWDPAETKMHSFAWDDKGHKGDLPALYVDAEGNANYPVLAPKIKNLDELKGHSLMVHVGGDNHSDQPKALGGGGARMLCGVIK, from the coding sequence ATGAAAAAAATCGTTTTACTAAGTGCAGTTTTAGGAACTTTGCTTTTTGCTCACGAGGGTCATCACTTTGATCCAAAGGCTGGCGAGCATCTAGTCATACCTATTAATGAGCTAAGCGAAAAGGGCGATAAGAGCGTTGGCGAAGTAGTAGCTGTTAAGACAAACTACGGCGTTGCATTTTTTCCAAATTTAAAAGGTCTTCCTGCAGGACTTCATGGCTTTCACGTTCACCAAAATGCTGATTGTGGCGCGACTGAAAAAGGTCTTGGTATGAAAGCAGGTGGTCACTGGGATCCAGCTGAGACAAAGATGCACTCATTTGCATGGGATGATAAGGGTCACAAAGGCGATCTACCAGCACTTTATGTAGATGCTGAGGGCAATGCAAACTACCCAGTGCTAGCTCCAAAGATAAAAAACCTTGACGAGCTAAAAGGTCACTCACTAATGGTTCATGTCGGTGGTGACAACCACAGCGACCAGCCAAAAGCACTTGGCGGTGGCGGCGCTAGAATGCTTTGCGGCGTTATTAAATAA
- a CDS encoding TSUP family transporter, with product MEFDLLSYTVFFVAAFLGGFIDAIAGGGGLITLPAIMAMGVPPHLALGTNKLQGVFGSFTATLNFTKKGLINYKECFVGIVFTFIGALIGATLILFLNANFLKIIIPFLLIAIFIYTLFMPKIGENDRAAKMNERLFYVIFGLILGFYDGFFGPGAGSFWMFAMVALIGLNLKKAVAHTKALNFTSNIVALGVFIAGGQILWLVGFLMAVGQILGAYFGSNLVIKKEVKFIRTMFLIVVAATICKLLFDYFKA from the coding sequence ATGGAATTTGACCTACTTAGCTACACTGTCTTTTTTGTCGCCGCGTTTTTGGGCGGTTTTATCGATGCGATCGCAGGAGGCGGCGGACTTATCACTTTGCCAGCCATCATGGCTATGGGCGTGCCACCTCATCTAGCCCTTGGTACAAACAAGCTTCAAGGCGTATTTGGCAGCTTCACGGCAACGCTAAATTTCACTAAAAAAGGGCTGATTAATTACAAAGAGTGCTTTGTTGGCATAGTTTTTACATTTATCGGAGCCCTCATTGGCGCAACGCTCATCTTATTTTTAAATGCAAATTTCTTAAAAATAATCATCCCATTTTTGCTAATCGCCATCTTCATCTACACGCTTTTTATGCCAAAAATAGGCGAGAACGACAGGGCTGCAAAGATGAATGAGAGGCTATTTTATGTCATATTTGGACTAATTCTTGGCTTTTATGATGGCTTTTTTGGCCCAGGAGCAGGCTCGTTTTGGATGTTTGCGATGGTGGCTTTAATTGGGCTAAATTTAAAAAAGGCGGTCGCTCACACAAAGGCTTTAAATTTTACTAGCAACATCGTTGCACTTGGCGTTTTTATAGCCGGCGGGCAGATACTTTGGCTAGTTGGCTTTTTGATGGCTGTGGGGCAAATTTTAGGAGCTTATTTTGGCTCAAATTTAGTCATCAAAAAAGAGGTCAAATTTATTAGAACGATGTTTTTGATAGTTGTCGCAGCGACCATTTGCAAACTACTTTTTGACTACTTCAAGGCTTAA
- a CDS encoding F0F1 ATP synthase subunit A, which produces MKDLFLFSNLLNHSHAFVYAFHFCLVALIILIVAYIARSKMQLVPRGLQNIVEAYLEGVISMGKDTLGSEKLARKYLPLVATIGFIVFFSNVIGIIPGFESPSSSLNLTLVLALVVFIYYNFEGIRENGFFKYFGHFMGPNKFLAPIMFPVEVISHLSRVVSLSFRLFGNIKGDDLFLLAMLTLAPWFAPLPAFALLTLMAVLQTFIFMMLTYVYLAGAVAISEHEH; this is translated from the coding sequence ATGAAAGATTTGTTTCTATTCTCAAATTTGCTAAACCATTCACATGCCTTTGTCTACGCATTTCACTTTTGCCTTGTAGCTTTGATCATTCTCATCGTTGCTTACATCGCAAGGAGTAAAATGCAGCTTGTGCCAAGAGGCCTTCAAAACATAGTTGAGGCTTATTTAGAGGGCGTTATCTCTATGGGCAAGGATACTTTAGGTAGCGAAAAGCTAGCTAGAAAATACCTCCCGCTTGTCGCAACTATCGGCTTTATCGTATTTTTCTCAAACGTCATTGGCATCATCCCTGGCTTTGAGTCACCAAGCTCAAGCTTAAATTTAACCCTAGTTTTGGCTTTGGTTGTATTTATTTACTACAACTTTGAGGGCATTAGAGAAAATGGCTTTTTCAAATACTTTGGACACTTCATGGGACCAAATAAATTTCTAGCTCCGATAATGTTTCCAGTCGAAGTCATCTCACATCTTTCACGTGTAGTTTCGCTATCTTTTCGTCTTTTTGGTAACATCAAGGGCGATGACTTGTTCTTACTTGCGATGCTTACACTTGCGCCTTGGTTTGCTCCACTTCCAGCCTTTGCACTTCTAACACTTATGGCTGTTTTGCAAACATTTATCTTCATGATGCTAACTTACGTTTATCTAGCTGGCGCAGTCGCTATTAGCGAGCACGAGCATTAA
- the gatB gene encoding Asp-tRNA(Asn)/Glu-tRNA(Gln) amidotransferase subunit GatB: protein MFEVVIGLEVHTQLNTKTKIFCSCSTSFGDEANTHVCPTCLALPGALPVLNKEAVKKAISFGTAINAKINKKSVFNRKNYFYPDLPKAYQISQFEIPIVEGGELIIDVNGTKKRIGVTRAHLEEDAGKNIHEENESLVDLNRAGTPLLEIVSEPDLRSSDEAVAYLKKLHSILRFLNISDANMQEGSFRCDANVSIRPKGDTNLYTRVEIKNLNSFKFIQKAIDYEVERQSTAWEDGKYDEEVYQETRLFDTTNLVTRSMRGKEDSAEYRYFPDPDLLPVEVPEEMYNEAIKIPELAEQKVTRYVSELGVKESDALNLTQSVEMARYFEELIAAGIQPKLATTWLIVELLGRLNNGVTIETSPVSSAKMINLLKRIEDGTISGKAAKEVLDYLMENDADVDSVIEKLGLKQVSDDSAIIAIIDQILAANADKVEEYKNGKDKMFGFFVGQVMKEGKGAFNPGKVNELLKAKIG, encoded by the coding sequence ATGTTTGAAGTCGTTATCGGTTTAGAAGTTCATACTCAGCTTAATACAAAAACTAAAATTTTCTGCTCTTGCTCTACTAGCTTTGGCGACGAGGCAAACACTCACGTTTGTCCAACCTGCCTAGCTCTGCCTGGAGCGCTACCTGTGCTAAACAAAGAGGCTGTTAAAAAGGCGATCAGCTTTGGCACAGCGATAAATGCTAAGATAAATAAAAAATCAGTCTTTAATAGAAAAAACTACTTCTACCCAGACCTTCCAAAGGCATATCAAATTTCACAGTTTGAGATACCTATCGTAGAAGGTGGCGAGCTCATCATCGACGTAAATGGCACTAAAAAACGTATCGGCGTAACTAGAGCGCACCTTGAAGAGGACGCTGGCAAGAACATCCACGAAGAAAACGAGAGCTTGGTCGATCTAAACAGGGCCGGCACGCCGCTTCTTGAGATAGTTAGCGAGCCAGACCTTAGAAGTAGCGACGAGGCGGTAGCTTATCTTAAAAAACTACACTCGATCCTTCGCTTTTTAAACATCAGCGACGCAAATATGCAAGAAGGTAGCTTCCGCTGCGATGCAAACGTCTCTATCCGGCCAAAAGGTGACACAAATCTTTATACAAGGGTCGAGATAAAGAACCTAAACTCATTTAAATTTATCCAAAAAGCGATTGATTATGAGGTAGAACGCCAAAGTACAGCTTGGGAAGATGGCAAATATGACGAAGAGGTCTATCAAGAGACAAGGCTGTTTGACACGACAAATTTAGTGACAAGATCGATGCGTGGCAAAGAGGATAGCGCGGAGTATAGATACTTCCCTGACCCTGATTTGCTCCCAGTTGAAGTGCCAGAAGAGATGTATAACGAAGCGATCAAAATTCCAGAGCTTGCCGAGCAAAAGGTCACAAGATATGTTAGTGAGCTAGGCGTAAAAGAGAGTGATGCGCTAAATTTAACTCAAAGCGTTGAGATGGCTAGATATTTTGAAGAGCTGATCGCTGCTGGAATTCAACCTAAACTTGCTACTACGTGGCTTATAGTCGAGCTTCTTGGCCGCTTAAATAACGGCGTAACGATCGAGACAAGCCCAGTTAGCAGCGCCAAGATGATAAATTTACTAAAACGCATAGAAGATGGCACGATAAGCGGTAAAGCTGCAAAAGAGGTATTAGACTATCTAATGGAAAATGACGCAGATGTCGATAGTGTCATCGAAAAGCTTGGCTTAAAACAAGTGAGCGACGACTCAGCGATCATCGCGATCATAGATCAAATTTTAGCCGCAAACGCCGACAAAGTCGAAGAGTATAAAAACGGCAAAGATAAGATGTTTGGCTTCTTTGTCGGTCAGGTGATGAAAGAGGGCAAGGGTGCGTTTAACCCAGGCAAGGTCAATGAACTTTTAAAGGCCAAAATAGGCTAA
- a CDS encoding NAD(P)H-dependent glycerol-3-phosphate dehydrogenase, producing the protein MSIAVIGAGKWGSALFHAFSENNECVISSRTPREMPNFVSLDEALECEYLVCTIPTQATNLWLKQNYKNKGQKILVASKGIDTANLKFLNEIYEDFVDRENLAFLSGPTFAKEIMQKLPCALVVNSKNQNLALKFASFFPSYMKAYTSDDVIGAEVCGAYKNVIAIAGGICDGLGLGNNARASLISRGLVEMARFGKFFGAKDETFMGLSGAGDLFLTASSILSRNYRVGLGIARHERLEKILNELGEVAEGVDTARAISKIAKEKGIYVPIASEVENMLNGKDVFESVKSLLGRR; encoded by the coding sequence ATGAGCATAGCAGTCATCGGAGCTGGTAAGTGGGGCAGTGCGCTTTTTCACGCATTTAGTGAAAATAACGAGTGCGTCATCAGCTCAAGAACGCCAAGAGAGATGCCAAATTTTGTAAGTTTAGATGAAGCTTTGGAGTGCGAATACCTAGTTTGCACGATCCCAACGCAAGCTACAAATTTATGGTTAAAGCAAAACTACAAAAACAAAGGTCAAAAGATCTTAGTTGCCAGCAAGGGCATAGACACGGCAAATCTTAAATTTTTAAATGAAATTTATGAAGACTTTGTTGATAGAGAAAATTTAGCCTTTCTCTCAGGCCCGACCTTTGCAAAAGAGATCATGCAAAAGCTACCTTGCGCCTTGGTGGTAAATTCTAAAAACCAAAATTTAGCTTTAAAATTTGCCTCATTTTTCCCAAGCTATATGAAAGCATACACTTCTGATGATGTGATCGGCGCTGAGGTGTGCGGGGCTTATAAAAACGTGATCGCCATAGCTGGTGGCATCTGCGACGGACTTGGTCTTGGCAATAACGCAAGGGCGAGTCTCATTTCGAGGGGGCTTGTTGAGATGGCTAGATTTGGCAAATTTTTTGGTGCAAAAGATGAGACATTTATGGGGCTAAGCGGCGCAGGTGATCTTTTCTTAACCGCTTCATCGATACTTTCACGCAACTACCGCGTAGGTCTTGGCATCGCAAGGCACGAGAGGCTGGAGAAAATTTTAAATGAGCTTGGCGAGGTGGCAGAGGGTGTGGATACTGCAAGGGCCATTAGCAAGATCGCTAAAGAAAAGGGCATATATGTGCCCATCGCAAGCGAGGTTGAAAATATGCTAAATGGCAAAGATGTTTTTGAGAGCGTAAAATCGCTTTTGGGAAGAAGATGA
- a CDS encoding glycoside hydrolase family 3 N-terminal domain-containing protein — MRAFKFILFVAIFALGLNGAEVSLRAKVSQMIMVGFNGASTKDAAFRAMLSDAGYERFGGVMLLGRNVTNKAQLKASIKAIKEKSPKIFIAIDEEGGNVSRMKDKSFDGPYPSAYEVASTLDIKSAYDLYSKMAINLKECGINLNFAPVVDLHDENSPIIAAKQRAFSEYASKVVIYADAFMDAFKEQGILTTLKHFPGHGSSKEDSHKNKSEVTLSKDALLPYKDAISTGRAQVIMVGHLFVKGIDEDNPATLSKKIITDLLRNELKFNGVVISDDMLMKGVGDETLAQKVVKFINAGGDILLFSEFKINNQRTADLITQIIIDAVNEKKISKERIDASYKRIMALKSKL, encoded by the coding sequence ATGAGAGCTTTTAAATTTATACTTTTTGTGGCTATTTTTGCTCTGGGGTTAAACGGCGCAGAGGTGAGCCTAAGGGCCAAGGTCTCGCAGATGATAATGGTTGGCTTTAACGGAGCTAGCACAAAAGACGCTGCGTTTCGCGCGATGTTAAGCGACGCTGGATACGAGAGATTTGGCGGAGTGATGCTACTTGGCAGAAATGTCACCAACAAAGCCCAACTAAAAGCTAGCATAAAGGCGATCAAAGAGAAAAGTCCTAAAATTTTCATCGCTATCGACGAAGAGGGCGGCAACGTAAGCCGTATGAAGGATAAGAGTTTTGATGGTCCATATCCTAGTGCATACGAGGTCGCAAGCACGCTTGATATCAAAAGCGCATACGATCTCTACTCAAAAATGGCTATAAATTTAAAAGAGTGCGGCATAAATTTAAATTTCGCCCCAGTGGTCGATCTGCACGATGAAAACTCGCCGATCATCGCTGCTAAGCAAAGGGCTTTTAGCGAGTATGCAAGCAAGGTTGTGATCTACGCTGATGCCTTTATGGACGCATTTAAAGAGCAGGGCATACTAACGACACTTAAGCACTTCCCAGGACACGGCAGCTCAAAAGAGGACTCACATAAAAATAAGAGCGAGGTCACGCTAAGTAAAGACGCACTACTACCATACAAAGACGCCATAAGCACTGGTAGAGCACAGGTCATCATGGTCGGACACCTTTTTGTAAAAGGCATCGACGAGGACAATCCAGCCACACTTTCTAAAAAAATAATAACCGATCTGCTTCGCAATGAGCTTAAATTTAATGGCGTGGTTATCAGCGATGATATGCTGATGAAAGGCGTTGGCGACGAGACATTAGCTCAAAAAGTGGTGAAATTTATAAACGCTGGTGGTGATATCTTGCTCTTTAGTGAGTTTAAAATAAACAACCAAAGAACGGCTGATCTAATCACTCAGATCATAATCGATGCTGTAAATGAGAAAAAGATCAGCAAAGAGCGAATCGACGCATCATACAAGAGGATAATGGCGCTAAAATCGAAGCTTTAA
- a CDS encoding McrC family protein produces MKQSQITITEFERIYQHDIDKKDFGDIENFILKNSDENAPFLRISSGVGGKFIQARNYVGVLQTKSGLTIEILPKIADKNDAERSKAVFIKMLKTLRNFPFKSSNLASLKTQNLPLLEIFISMFLSELEALVKKGIKSDYVALEENLNFLKGKLNINEQIKRNSIHKERFYVGYSEFLSNIKINRIIKTTLKFLYKKSNSSKNQQKIREILFIFDEVLECEDYKNFFAKLVMNRQVKHYEQTLLWCKIFLLNNSFTPHKGDDLAFALLFDMNALFESYVGDFIKKSFPDAILQHSEKHLVEDPKSFKLRPDIFLKGKFIADTKWKIISSRDDISQADLYQLYAYGKKHECDKLHLIYPKIDDIRQKTMNFRYEDEMWLEILYFDLEKDENNANLLA; encoded by the coding sequence ATGAAGCAAAGTCAGATAACGATAACTGAGTTTGAGCGTATATATCAGCACGATATAGACAAAAAAGACTTTGGCGATATAGAAAATTTTATCCTTAAAAATAGCGATGAAAATGCGCCGTTTTTAAGGATATCAAGCGGGGTTGGCGGGAAATTTATACAAGCTAGAAACTACGTCGGTGTTTTGCAAACAAAAAGTGGCTTAACGATAGAGATTTTGCCAAAAATAGCAGACAAAAACGACGCCGAAAGATCAAAAGCAGTTTTTATAAAAATGCTAAAAACTCTAAGAAATTTCCCATTTAAAAGCTCAAATTTAGCCAGTTTAAAAACACAAAATTTACCGCTTTTGGAAATTTTCATCTCTATGTTTTTAAGTGAGCTTGAAGCTCTTGTAAAAAAGGGGATAAAAAGCGACTATGTAGCGCTAGAAGAGAACCTAAATTTTCTAAAAGGAAAGCTTAATATAAACGAGCAGATAAAAAGAAATAGCATCCACAAAGAGCGGTTTTACGTAGGATACAGCGAATTTTTAAGCAATATAAAGATAAATAGGATCATAAAAACAACACTTAAATTTCTATACAAAAAGTCAAATTCTAGTAAAAATCAGCAAAAAATACGCGAGATTTTGTTTATATTTGATGAGGTTTTGGAGTGTGAGGATTATAAAAATTTCTTTGCAAAGCTTGTCATGAACCGCCAAGTAAAGCACTACGAGCAAACTCTTTTATGGTGCAAGATCTTTTTACTTAACAACTCATTTACACCGCATAAAGGCGATGATCTAGCCTTTGCCTTGCTATTTGATATGAATGCACTTTTTGAAAGCTATGTTGGAGATTTTATAAAGAAAAGCTTTCCAGACGCTATATTACAACACTCAGAAAAACACCTCGTTGAAGATCCAAAAAGCTTCAAACTAAGGCCTGATATATTTTTAAAAGGCAAATTTATAGCCGACACAAAATGGAAGATCATAAGCTCAAGAGATGATATCTCACAAGCCGACTTATATCAGCTATATGCTTACGGCAAAAAACACGAGTGTGACAAGCTACACCTCATCTATCCAAAGATAGATGACATAAGACAAAAAACTATGAATTTTAGATACGAAGATGAAATGTGGCTTGAAATTTTATATTTTGATCTTGAAAAAGACGAAAATAACGCAAATTTACTAGCGTAA
- a CDS encoding McrB family protein, translated as MPTENNGQQKAKVNFPLNQILYGPPGTGKTYRLSKIMDNFTQNLNVKSNDDTDALYEMLKIENYTWFQVAAAILYDAAISNINGGWLKLNNGIVNHTLFKLKSIKSGSKRPNQTISTELLAHTKMDCKYVNIKRKNPPFIFEKNEKSEWCVDIKALNDEYPEVIELYEKYKEIKDKKVGTSYTKENFKFITFHQSYGYEEFVEGIKPLFDSENEDGDITYEISKGIFYQCCENALLLSDYKSKLRDFCDLPKDERQKFFNENTPKYAIFIDEINRGNISKIFGELITLIEPSKRLGADDEIMVELPYSKEKFGVPSNLYIIGTMNTADRSIALMDTALRRRFEFVEMMPEYDTLNETIIEGINVGEMLKTINERIEYLYDRDHTIGHAYFINVSDLKTLANVFKNKILPLLQEYFYDDWEKIRLVLGDSQFIKEKKPANALFKSGTDYINDKILYEIDKEAFYDKQNYLKIYNLTSSQVDEAKSDNDN; from the coding sequence ATGCCAACAGAAAACAATGGACAACAAAAAGCTAAGGTAAATTTTCCACTAAATCAAATTTTATATGGCCCTCCAGGAACAGGAAAAACATATAGGCTTTCAAAGATCATGGATAATTTTACTCAAAATCTCAATGTAAAATCGAACGATGACACTGACGCGCTATATGAAATGTTAAAAATAGAAAACTACACTTGGTTTCAAGTGGCTGCAGCCATATTATATGATGCAGCTATTTCAAATATTAATGGTGGTTGGCTTAAGTTAAACAACGGCATAGTAAATCACACTTTATTTAAATTAAAATCAATAAAATCTGGCTCAAAAAGACCAAATCAGACAATATCAACAGAATTGCTGGCTCATACAAAAATGGATTGCAAATATGTAAATATTAAAAGAAAAAATCCGCCTTTTATATTTGAGAAAAACGAGAAAAGTGAATGGTGTGTAGATATAAAAGCGCTCAATGATGAGTATCCTGAGGTCATAGAGCTTTACGAAAAATACAAAGAGATAAAAGATAAAAAAGTAGGCACAAGCTACACTAAAGAAAATTTTAAATTTATAACATTTCACCAAAGCTATGGATATGAGGAATTTGTTGAGGGCATAAAGCCTCTATTTGATAGCGAAAACGAAGATGGCGATATAACTTATGAGATATCAAAAGGAATTTTTTATCAGTGCTGCGAAAACGCCTTGCTTCTTAGTGATTACAAAAGCAAACTTAGGGACTTTTGCGATTTGCCAAAAGATGAGCGACAAAAGTTTTTTAATGAAAACACACCAAAATATGCCATCTTTATCGACGAGATCAACCGCGGAAATATATCTAAAATTTTTGGTGAGCTCATAACTCTTATAGAACCGTCAAAAAGGCTAGGTGCAGATGATGAGATAATGGTCGAGCTGCCATACTCAAAAGAGAAATTTGGAGTGCCGTCAAATTTATACATAATAGGCACGATGAATACAGCAGATAGAAGCATAGCTCTTATGGATACGGCTCTTAGAAGAAGGTTTGAGTTTGTGGAGATGATGCCAGAATACGACACGCTAAATGAAACAATCATTGAAGGCATCAATGTAGGAGAAATGCTAAAAACGATAAACGAGCGCATAGAGTATCTTTACGACAGAGATCACACGATAGGACACGCTTATTTTATAAATGTGTCAGACTTAAAAACGCTTGCAAATGTCTTTAAAAACAAAATTTTACCGCTACTACAAGAGTATTTTTACGACGACTGGGAGAAAATCAGGCTGGTTTTGGGGGATAGTCAATTTATCAAAGAAAAGAAGCCAGCAAATGCTTTATTTAAAAGCGGCACTGACTATATAAACGATAAAATTTTATACGAAATAGACAAAGAAGCTTTTTATGACAAGCAAAACTATCTAAAAATTTACAATTTAACAAGTAGCCAAGTAGATGAAGCAAAGTCAGATAACGATAACTGA